CACGGCTGTCTGCGCCCGGCTGCTGCGAGGCGGATTTCAGGTAGGTCTCGGCAGTGCGAAGATCCCCGCCCAGTACATAGGACATGCCGAGATTGGAGAGAATGGTCGGTTCGTTCGGCTTGATGTCGAGCCCCATGCGGTAGCGCGAGCGCGCCTCGCTCGAACGGCCGAGCTGGTCGAGAACAGCGCCTTCTGCCGAATAGAGACGCCAGTCGGGGCGGTCGGGGGTCTGCGCGCGGCCGATCGTTTCGAGCGCCTTTTCAAGCTGGCCTGCGGCGGCCTGCGCCTTGCCGAGGGCGGCGAGCACTTCGCGGTCGGCCGGATTGGCGATTGCCACCTGCTGCATCACGGCCAGAGCCTGCGCGTTGCGGCCGGTCATCATCAGAACGTTGGCATAGGTCATGCCGACATTGCGGTCCTTCGGATTGCGCTCGTAGGACTTTCCGATGCTGTCGGCGGCACTGGCGAGCTCCGGCGCGGTCATGCTTTCAACCGGCTTGGAAAGCCGCGGGATCGAGCCGGTGGTCACAGAGCGGTCGGGGCGGGAGGTGGAGGAACAACCGGCCAGCACACTTGCCGCCATCAGCAGGCAGATGCCGCCGAACACTCTCATCCGGTGGCCGGTGTCCATCCGATGATGCGAAGAAATGTGCCGAATAACCATGTTCTTGTTCCTGCTGCGGTGGCGTTTGCGCGCCATCCCATGGTGAAAAGCGGCGCAACCTCCATTCCAGCAATAATCTGTTAACCCTAACGGAGTGTTAATCGGGTCAACAGCCACGGTGATTCCGTCCGTACCGCATCGCCGCTCTTTTCTGCCCGACCCTTCTCTGAAAGACAGCCAATGGCACCCTATCAGTATATCGAGAGACACAATCCCTTCAGCTCCAAGGGTGGACATACGCTGCCCGTCTTTGCGGTCACCCCGGCGCATGTGGAGACCGGCACGATCGATCCGATCGCGCTCGATTGGGCCCGCAAGGCCGGCTTCAAGGCCGAGGCCGGATCGGTACTGCTGATCCCGACCGAGGATGGTCATCTCGGCGGCGCGCTGTTCGGCCTCGGCTCGAACCCTTCGGAAAACCCGTTCCTCACCGGCAAGCTCGCCCGCAGCCTGCCGGCAGGCGACTGGCACATCGAGACCGCGCCCCTGACCGCCAACCGGCTGTTGCTCGGCTACGGTCTCGGTTCCTATAGCTTCGAC
The window above is part of the Rhizobium sp. ACO-34A genome. Proteins encoded here:
- a CDS encoding pilus assembly protein TadD: MRVFGGICLLMAASVLAGCSSTSRPDRSVTTGSIPRLSKPVESMTAPELASAADSIGKSYERNPKDRNVGMTYANVLMMTGRNAQALAVMQQVAIANPADREVLAALGKAQAAAGQLEKALETIGRAQTPDRPDWRLYSAEGAVLDQLGRSSEARSRYRMGLDIKPNEPTILSNLGMSYVLGGDLRTAETYLKSASQQPGADSRVRQNLALVIGLQGRFQEAEQVARQELNPQQADANVAYLRSMMSQQNSWKQLASKDKASPDNGTN